DNA from Brassica napus cultivar Da-Ae chromosome C4, Da-Ae, whole genome shotgun sequence:
CATGAAGAAAGATGGAGGAGAGCTCACCAAACACATGGGAAAGTTTGGATCATTATGGTCTGAACTTGAAAGTCTAAGACCTAACACCACTGATCAAGCAGCTCTTATGGAAAGAagagaacaagatcaagtgtttgggttgttgatGACATTGGATCCTTGCTATAAGGATGTTATCAAACACATCTTGAGATCGCCTAACCTACCATCCATGGAGGAAGTATACGcgcaacttcagaaggaggagggatctcttggcctgtttggaggcaagggtgAGCTTACTATGGCTCATCAAGCTGAAGGaatgcaagcaaacaaggctgcatACAGAGGCTCAGGTAGGAAGTATGAAAAGTATGAGGGAggctgtgagcattgcaagaggaCCGGTCACAAGAAGAGTGAGTGTTGGATCCTACATCCTCACCTCAGGCCACGCGGGTTCAACAGGGATAGGGAAGCAAAGGCTCATCTTTCTGCTGAAGCAAATGGTGCTGGTTCATCCGGAGCTAGCTCAGGCGCTAAggtgggtgaaagtgaaggtagAGCCTTGGCGTCTCATCAACTGATTGAAAAGGGTATGGATGAGGAGGTGTTCAAGAGAGCTGACCTTGAAGCCTtcttcaaagctcttaaggagtctggtaacacCCTCAGAAACACCCTTGGATACTCATATGCTGCTCATACATTGCCTAGTAATACTGATAAATtactagacatttttaaaagctCTTACACTGCTGCTAGTAATCCTAGTAATACTGATAAGTTACTAGACATGTTTAAAAGCGCCTACACTACTGCTAGTGAGCCTAGTATAACCagtaagatgttaagattacTAGGACACctgataaaacaaaatgaacCATCAAGGACTAAGATTACTAGAAACATGCATAAACCTTTGatcattgattctggtgcatctcatcatatgattagtgataataacctaattaaagacatagaaccggctcatggacatgttatgattgctaatggagatagaattcctattagaggaattggtaaactaaaactgtttgagaaggattCAAAAGCATTTTtcatgcctgagtttacttctaatTACTTCTAATCTTTTATCTGTCAAAAGATGCAccactgatcttcaatgcaatgttatctttagtcctgatgatgttaagtttcaggatattaaaagcagtaagttgattgggcaaggagcaaccaaaggagacctttatatgcttgaagatCTTAGTCCcatctctagttcttgtttctcttttagttctgtttcttccttaagtaaagatgcattgtggcatgctagacttggacatccacatgttagggccttaagcattatgttaccaggtgtcatgtttaaaaataatgattgtgaggcatgtattttgggcaaacattgtaggACAATGTTTCAAAGATCATCCactatttatgagaattgctttgatttgattcactctgatgtttggactgcgcCTTGTTTATCTAAGGATGATTTtaagtattatgtcacattcattgatgaaaaatccaaatacacctggttaacactcatcaaaacaaaagatagggttcttgatgcatttaaaatttttcaaagctatgttactaaccattatcatgccaagattaagattttcaagtcagataatggtggggaatacataGGCCACACATTCAAAGATCActtagctcaacatgggattctacatcagactagctgtccttacactccacaacagaatggagttgctgaaaggaagaaccgacacctcatggaagtggcccgttcaatgatgttccacaagAGTGTccctaagagattttggagtgatgctgtgatgactgcttgctatctaatcaacaggataccaaccagaATCCTAGAGGatcagtctccatttgaggtactcaatAAGAGTCGACCAGTTCTAGATAACTTGAGGacatttgggtgtgtgtgctatgtacTGGTGCcaggagagatgagaaacaaacttgaagcaaagagcaccaagaCTATGCTTATTGGATATTCCGCAtctcaaaagggatacaagtgtttTGATCCCACTGCTAGAAGAGTCTTGGTGTCTAGGGATGTGAAATTCATGGAAgataaagggtattatgaagagaagaattggGAGGAGCTTGAAGGGCTTTCTCAACCATCAGATAGAGCTGCTAGTTTGAGAAACATACTAGAAGAACTCGGTATTTgcgtgtcccaggatcagagcaGGCATGAAGAGCCTACTCAAGTGGCCGCTGAAGAACCAACCCACTTtgaacatgaggggggaagtgaatctgAAGCTGAAGGGTTAAAAGATCAAGGCTCAGAAAAAGCTGGAGGTCTAGAAGATCAAGGCTCagattctcctgtccaaagtggagatGAATCAGGAAGAGAAGTTCAGAATGAAGGTCAGGAAGCTGGAGAAGAAATTCAGCTATAAGAGGAAGCTGTTGAGGAACAAGTAGAAGTTtctttgagaagaagcacacgaGTAAGGAGGGATGCTTCCAAGTGGACAAACACAAgaaactgggtaaacacgagagtgttatacaatgcccaggctgtggaacatccttcccaagctgtgtgctcctttgctgagtttccggAAGAGCACTACtcctttatggtaagcttagatgaaAGCTATGtgccaagaagctatgaagaagcaatgatgATTCAAGAGTGGAGAGATTCATTCAATGATGAGGCTGATGCCATGATtagaaatgatacatggtatgagagtgagttgccTAAGGGGAAGAGAGCTGTGTCATGCaagtggatcttcaccatcaagtacttacctaatgggaagattgataggCGTAAGACAAGGctggtagcaagaggtttcacacaaacctatggagaggattacattgatacttttgcacctgTTGAAAAGCTTCATACCATTAGGATTGTACTATCAGTTGCAACCaaccttgggtgggatctttggcaaatggatgtgaagaatgctttccttcaaggagagctagaagatgaagtctatatgctaCCACCTCCGGGTCTTGAAGGAATggtgaagccaggaaatgttcttagactgaagaaagccatatatggattgaaacaatcacctagagcatggtacaataAGCTAAGCACAACACTGAATGGTAGAGGCTTCAGGAAGTCCgagcttgatcacactctctttactctAAATACTCCATCAGGTATTATTgttttgcttgtgtatgtggatgacatcatcataacaggcagtgataaggaaggaatCCGAGccaccaaggagtttctgaaatcagtatttgatataaaggatttgggagagatgaagtattttcttgggattaagctgtgcagatccaaggaagggttgtttatctctcaaaggaagtatgcatTGGATCTCTTGAAGGATGCTGGTGCGTATGGAGGAAGAACAGCTaagatgcccatggaggatgggtacaaggttccacgtgagggggagattgaagacagcaagctgttccatgatccaaagctgtataggaagcttgtggggaagctgatATACTtaaccatcactaggccagacatttgttttgctgtgaatcaagtgagccagcatatgcaagccccaaaagagcatcactggcgcatggtggagagggtTCTCATGTACctgaatggaactcaagggcttggaatatggatgggctgcaataaAAGCACTGAAGTTATgggttattgtgatgctgattgggctggtgatagagcagacagaaggtCTACAACAGGCTACTGCACTTTCATTGGAggaaacatggttacttggaagagtaagaagcagaaggttgtatcatgctctagtgctaaagctgagtatagagctatgctaaagcttaccaacgagttggtatggatcaaagggattcttaggcacttggagattgagcaagcaacaccaatgactatgcattgtgacaatcaggcgGCTATTCACATTGCTacaaactcagtgtttcatgagaggacgaagcacattgaagtagattgccacaaggtgaggcagatgatagtcttgggagtgatcttgccatgttatacaagaagtgtagatcagttggcagatgtgttcaccaaggctgcaagacaaaagactatggagtccattcacatcagattagaactcatagatcttgggaagagaaggagctgatcccctaagtcatgaggtctttactctttttccctcatcaaggttttgtcccaatgggttttccttggtgaggtttttaatgaggaagatctcatggctatccaagcttagactttcacaaagctgaGCTTGGgggggggagtgttgagatgagatcaatatataggaagagaaagacatgaggagtTGGGTATGATGAAGAGGCCGTAGTAATactagttacccgagtaacttactagtatactagttatactagttacccgggtaactttggaagaagaagaagagaagcccTATTCCCTTAGCTAAGGCATCAGTCCGTTGCAAGGGAAGAGGAGGCGCGTGTGACAGGCTGGAGAAGAGCTGGATAAAGCAAAAGGAGCTTTATGCACAAGGAAGAAGCTCATTGaaaagtttgaattaaagcaaatcTTATCTTTGGTAATAGTGCTACTTTATGAAACCCTCATCCTATTGTTGcctcttcatatatattgtaaactctgatcagattaataattaagaattaTGAGATTATCTCTTTAAACTCTCTtgttcatgatgattcttaaatactctTAAACATAATTACTACCTAATCTGTCTACAAATCTCCCATTAACCTTCTCTAATCTAcctttaatctctcaatacctactctattctctaaaatcataaaaatatgcATAGCATGAGCCACAATCCCACGGGACAATTGTAAGACACAAACATGTCTATGTTCTGAGACTGAAATAGCAGCAACTCTAAGGACGATTTAAACCGATCTAAAAACTCACCGAAGTTTTCAAAGATGgataaaccaaaaattaattagatggcttaaaagaaataaagataatgatgatagagagaaagagatgaagaGACCCTAGTGAAGCACCACAAACACATTGCACTGCTCCAATCAAACAGACCGGAATTGCAAAACGAGATGATTAAACCGGACAATTGAAATAAACCCGAACAACAAGGGTAAGTAAACCGTTTGCAGTATTGAGTAATTACCCTTCGAACCCtacattttactttttttattaaatttcgcCCCACACGGCGGCTACATCCGTCGGCTTCACACGACGAGCCTTTACGAACATTGAAATATCTCTTTcgagaaacacacaaaaagatCGTTCAATCAATCTTTCCTCCAATCTCCGCCAAAAATCCGAAAATGGGGAAGAACGAGAAGACATCTCTAGGCCGATCCCTAGTGAAGCACCACAACCACGCGATCCAGGAAACCAAGGATAAAGGGAAACACTACAAGTCCCAAAACAAGAAGGTTCTCGAATCCGTCACGGAGGTCAGCGACATCGACGCCATCATCGAGCAAGCCGAGGAAGCTGAGCGTCTTTACGCTATTCATCACGAATCCGCAACGCCTCTCCCCATCAATATGTAAGATCGATTTTGAATCCTTTCTCTCTAGTGTgttgttgttgatcttcttctttCGTTTTGGTGAAAAACAGGGACGCAGGTTCGAGCTCGAGTGGTGTAACGGCTAAAGAGTGGAAAGAGCAGCGGATGAGAGAGGAGGCTTTACATGCTAGTAGTCTTCAAGTTCCTAGAAGGTCTCTTTTGCTTCTTTGGGTTGTTGTTATGGAGTCAATATAGAGTCTGTTCGGTTTAGTGATGTTCTATTTGTTAATATTCAGACCTCCTTGGACGCCTAAAATGAATGTGGAACAACTTGATGCTAATGAAAAACAAGCTTTTCTCTCTTGGCGCCGCAAACTTGTCAGGTTTGTTCTGTTTTCACCTCATCTAAAGGGttctctatcttcttcttcttcttcgttgttgttgttgttagtaGAATTTGGGATTAATCATATGCAAAGTGTTCAAATGCTTTGCTACAATGTTTGTGTATTAAGAAAACGAATGGTTAAAAGGATGAGAAAGTTGTGAAGAATTCATACTTGCATCAGTGTATACAAATGAGATACAAAACTGCAATCTTTTAGCCATCGCTATAACCATGATTGCTTTAGTtgagaatgattttttttgtttgtttgttattatTGTGGATAAATTTGGCTCTTATGCTATGAGTTTGTGTTCTTATCTCTAAATAGCCTTTGAGAATCTGAACTTCTTTGGGAATGCATTTGTAAGTTCAATATTTTGGAATAGAGTAACAAAACAGTTATAGCTCATTCAAGATGTTATTTTGCTGCTGTTTTAGATGCGTGGTTTGATTTTATTATGTGCAATTCTCCTTGGGGACATGGTGATATACACTTAAAGCATACCTATTTGTTTTCCTGCATTCAATCAGCCTCGAGGAAAATGAAAAGCTTGTGCTGACACCATTCGAGAAGAACCTTGACATATGGAGACAACTTTGGCGAGTTCTTGAACGAAGTGATTTGGTATGCCATTTTCGCCTCCTAGAGCCCATTTGAATGGGTTAAGTTCATTTCGGAATATAATTGGCTCTTTTTTTACTTCTCTTTCAGATTGTTATGGTTGTTGATGCTAGAGATCCTCTGTTTTACCGTTGCCCTGATCTTGAggtaactctctctctctctctctctctctctgccaaCTTGCAGCTTTCTCTTAATAGAGTTTTCATTGATCCACCAATCATTTACAGGCATATGCACGAGAAATTGATGAGCATAAAGAAACAATGCTTCTTGTAAACAAGGCGGATCTCTTACCTCCTTACGTCAGGTAAACTTGCCCCTTGCCTCTTTTTCTCTAACCTCTTTTTATTTTGGCTAACCAATTTGGATTGTTAACACAGGGAGAAGTGGGCGGACTACTTCACCCGCAACAACATTTTATTCGTCTTCTGGTCAGCCAAAGCTGCTACTGCTACCTTAGAAGGCAAACCCTTAAAAGAAAAGTGGACGACATCACCTGAAACCTCACACAACACAGATGATCCTTCCGTTAAAGTATACGGAAGAGACGAGCTTCTGGATCGGTTAAAACTCGAGGCTCAGGAGATAGCGAAAAGGAGGAAAGCTTCTGCGTATTCGCACCGAGAACGTGTTGTGGTCGGCTTCGTTGGGTACCCTAACGTGGGGAAGAGTTCAACGATCAATGCACTGGTGGGTCAGAAGCGGACAGGCGTCACATCCACCCCAGGGAAGACAAAGCACTTCCAGACATTGATCATCTCCGAGGAGCTGATGCTCTGCGATTGCCCCGGTCTGGTCTTCCCTTCGTTCTCGAGTTCGAGATACGAAATGATCGCTTGCGGAGTGCTTCCGATAGACAGGATGACGGAGCACCGCGAAGCTGTTAAGGTTGTGGCTGAACGTGTTCCTCGAGATGTTATCGAGGGAGTGTACAACATCTCTTTGCCTAAACCCAAAAGCTATGAGTCTCGGTTCCGTCCACCTCTTGCCTCGGAGCTTCTTAGAACTTACTGCCTGTCTCGTGGGTACGTTGCCGCTAGTGGACTGCCTGATGAGACGAGAGCTGCTAGGCAGATTTTGAAAGACTACATTGAAGGTAAGCTTCCACATTTTGCAATGCCTCCCGAAGATGATGAAAACGAGACGGGCGAAACTGGAGATGGTGGTTCAGTGTCTGAGGTTAGTGAAGAAGCTCGTGGGCTTGGGCTTGATCAAGTTTTAGAGGATTTGAGCTCGTTTGATCTTGCAAATGGGCTTGGGTCTTCCAAGAAGAAACAAGTAGACTCGCATAAACAGCACAAGAAGCAGCCACTGAGGAAAAACTAATCGGTTTCAATGTATTGATCAAAAATGCCTGAAAATAACAGTGTTGGATTCTTATTGTGGAAGTGTTATATGTTGTGTCCTTGTGAAATTATCGAGACTTTTCCAGGTCGATGCTGGTCACAAAGTCTTTGTGCGATTGACATAATATAGAtcgctaatatatatatagatcgcTTACTCGTACGCATAGCAGCTTTGACTAGTTTCGTTTATAAACGTTGTCAACCAACCGAATGTGTGTTTCTTAGGTGTTGATCTTCTAAACCTTTTGACCTTTTCATCCTTCAGCATTACTCGTGCATTGATTGATCAATGTGCACATGCAAGgtttcttgtctttttcaaGCAAGATCACGATCTTAATGTTTGCATTTTCACCTCTATTTTCATAGCTTTGGACTTTGGAGAAATTTAGTTACTTCCCTAAGTTTATGTATCGTCATTTTTAGCATGGTAGGTATTTTAATGAGCCACAAAACTTACCACGTAGAGGAAGCCAACACGTGTTTTAGGGAATTAGCAAATAGGAGTATTAAAAATCTTAACAATTGTTTTGTCAACATTATGAGACAGAAAGAAACCTAATGCAATCACCAAAtcaggtatatatataaatgaacaAATATGATGGATTGTATTTAGCTAGAATCCATAtgtactattttaaaataaaataaatgatcttatttctatttttattagtCATTTGTATACAGAACTCGAGTTGAtacaatattattataatcATAAAGTAGTAAATAAGAATTAATGGAATATAAAGGGTTTAAATTCCAATATTATTAAGTTTGTTTTTGAAAGAAGGTAATCAGAAAACAGATGCCGGATGGGAATTGTTATGTTGATTAAGTTGGAAAGGATAAAAAATTAGGAACACAAAATATTCaacagtctttttttttctttctattccATGGAGAGTGAGGCGTTGATATGGTATGGCCATAAAATAGTCTGCTTTCTTGCATTTTGATGAATTTGAACGATATACAACGTTTTTTTTCTCCTAATTTTGTCACATGCATATTTGAAGAACAATATAAGTTGGCAACACATACAATTCTCCATCAGTTAATGATAAAATGTCAATTTTATATCATCGGTTCGAATTCCTAAACCGTTTCAAGTAGCTTAATTAGTTGTtgttgacaaaataaaaatttaagttttgTCTCAAATATGTTTGTATTGCAAGAAACTAATTTATTCACTAATGATTTGGGTCTCAACAAATTTGAACTAGAACTATTTccctatttaattatttatattttataaagtaatgataaaatgattaaaaattagTGACAAATTATCTGgctgaagagagagagagagagtgagagagtgaGTGGAGGTTTTGTGTTTGTCTCTCGAGTTCGTCCCTCTGTCTTTTCTTTCTCCTCTCGAGGGTTAGTAGAGAACTAACAACTTCGTAACGATtacagagaagagagaagagagaagagagaaactcTAACTTAATTTCACAATCCTCTGAGAATCTCACCGGAGAAGAAGCTAGGGTTTTTGCTAATGCGCGAATCCTCCCTCCAAAATTGACCAAAAAACATGGATTCGGATTCGTCTATGCTACACGAGGAGAACGATCAAGATCCCGCGTCTCCCAATCACCAACCTCCACCTCAAGATTCTCCCTCAGAGTCCCCGGCCCAAACCGGATCCGAATCGGCTTCTGCTTTCACTCCCACTCCGGCGACCTCAGCTCAACAGCAGCCGCCGGCTGTGGCTGGTCCGAGATGCGCGCCGCCGTACTCGGTGGTGAATGCGATACTAGAGAAGAAAGAGGACGGGCCCGGTCCTAGATGCGGCCACACTCTGACGGCCGTTCCCGCCGTCGGCGAGGAAGGCTCCGCTAATTACATTGGCCCGCGTCTCATCTTGTTCGGTGGCGCTACGGCGCTCGAGGGCAATTCGGGAGGAACGGGAACGCCAACTTCTGCTGGAAGTGCGGGAGGCATTCGTGCGTTTTTGTTTCCTAATCAAGattcagtttttaaaaaaaaaaatcaattcttTGTGTATATTTGATGATTTAGAGTATTGTTTACTGTAACAGGTTTAGCTGGTGCAACTGCTGATGTTCATTGTTATGATGTCCTTACTAATAAATGGTCGAGGTGAGGTTTTAGATAGAAACTcttttgtcaaattttttttagaaagtgTGAAGTGAAGTGCGATTGGTGTGATGGAATAATGGTTACAGGCTTTCACCGCATGGAGAACCACCTAGCCCAAGAGCTGCGCATGTGGCTACTGCTGTTGGCACCATGGTTGTTATTCAGGTAGGGGGAGAGAGTATATGTTAGTGGATCTTTGTTTACCAATTTGAGGTTACGTTTTTAACCTTATACCGGATTGTCTCTTTGGCGCAGGGTGGAATAGGTCCTGCTGGTTTGTCAGCTGAGGATCTTCACGTACTTGATCTGACTCAGCAACGGCCACGATGGCACAGGTTCGACTTATATAAGTCTGCCGGTTCTTGTATAAGTCTCTTTGTGTTGCTTGATTTAGAATATACTCTTTATCCAGGGTTGTTGTACAGGGTCCTGGACCAGGACCGCGTTATGGACATGTCATGGCATTGGTAGGACAGAGGTATCTCATGGCGATTGGTGGGAATGATGGTAAGCAGTTTTACTCGCTACCTCAAGTAAAAGTGTGTTTATATCCTCGTTAAATAGCTCATTTTCTCTTAACTTCTGTACACCACTAGGAAAACGTCCGTTAGCTGATGTGTGGGCTTTGGACACTGCTGCTAAACCTTATGAATGGCGTAAGCTGGAACCAGAAGGGGAAGGTCCACCTACATGCATGTAATTTTGCTTCCTTGGCTTAATTTCTGTTGTGTGATTGTTTTATTTTGCTCTTTAGTGATATGGATGTCTTGGGTTTGTACGTTAACTAGGTACGCAACTGCAAGTGCACGGTCTGATGGACTTCTTCTCCTCTGTGGTGGAAGAGATGCTAATAGTGTGGTAAGC
Protein-coding regions in this window:
- the LOC106411413 gene encoding GTPase LSG1-1-like; this translates as MGKNEKTSLGRSLVKHHNHAIQETKDKGKHYKSQNKKVLESVTEVSDIDAIIEQAEEAERLYAIHHESATPLPINMDAGSSSSGVTAKEWKEQRMREEALHASSLQVPRRPPWTPKMNVEQLDANEKQAFLSWRRKLVSLEENEKLVLTPFEKNLDIWRQLWRVLERSDLIVMVVDARDPLFYRCPDLEAYAREIDEHKETMLLVNKADLLPPYVREKWADYFTRNNILFVFWSAKAATATLEGKPLKEKWTTSPETSHNTDDPSVKVYGRDELLDRLKLEAQEIAKRRKASAYSHRERVVVGFVGYPNVGKSSTINALVGQKRTGVTSTPGKTKHFQTLIISEELMLCDCPGLVFPSFSSSRYEMIACGVLPIDRMTEHREAVKVVAERVPRDVIEGVYNISLPKPKSYESRFRPPLASELLRTYCLSRGYVAASGLPDETRAARQILKDYIEGKLPHFAMPPEDDENETGETGDGGSVSEVSEEARGLGLDQVLEDLSSFDLANGLGSSKKKQVDSHKQHKKQPLRKN